Proteins encoded in a region of the Mycobacterium branderi genome:
- a CDS encoding CoA transferase — protein sequence MPLTDLTVVEVSSFVAAPLCGMTLGQLGADVIRVDPIGGASDVHRWPLAASGASIYWTGLNKGKRSATIDLRSADGQELVQRLVTEGDGVVVTNAAGLSWLSYEQLAALRSDVIHVQLLGRGDGSTGVDYTVNAATGYPWVTGPPNHAGPINHVLPAWDVCCGLYAALAVTAAVRRRDQTGAGAQISIALEDVALATAGNLGLLTEPQVNSTQRERLGNAIYGQYGQDFTSSDGVAFMVVTLTGRHFRDLVEVTGTGVAVSALAEALGADFSAEGDRYRYRDVLSGLFATWFADQTAAQITEALSATTVLFERYRTFAEVADDEKVTANPLFTRLHQDGLGDYLAPGLPAAFDGRHPASKPAPALGHDTADVLTERLGLSAAEVERLTRAKTIAC from the coding sequence ATGCCGTTGACGGACCTCACCGTCGTCGAGGTATCCAGCTTTGTCGCCGCGCCGCTGTGCGGGATGACGCTCGGCCAGCTGGGCGCCGACGTGATTCGGGTCGACCCGATCGGCGGTGCCTCCGATGTGCATCGCTGGCCACTGGCGGCCAGCGGGGCGTCGATCTACTGGACCGGATTGAACAAGGGAAAGCGCTCGGCGACAATCGATTTGCGGTCCGCCGACGGCCAGGAGCTGGTTCAGCGGCTCGTTACAGAGGGCGACGGCGTCGTGGTGACCAACGCCGCGGGCCTGTCTTGGCTGTCGTATGAACAGTTGGCTGCGCTGCGCTCCGATGTGATCCATGTGCAGTTGCTCGGCCGGGGTGACGGGTCCACCGGTGTCGACTACACCGTCAATGCGGCGACGGGATACCCGTGGGTGACCGGTCCCCCCAACCATGCCGGGCCGATCAATCATGTGTTGCCGGCCTGGGATGTGTGCTGCGGGCTGTATGCCGCTCTGGCCGTGACGGCCGCGGTGCGTCGTCGTGACCAAACGGGGGCGGGAGCCCAGATCAGCATTGCGCTCGAAGATGTCGCGCTGGCCACGGCCGGCAATCTGGGCTTGCTGACCGAACCCCAAGTCAACAGTACCCAACGCGAACGGCTGGGCAATGCGATCTACGGTCAGTACGGCCAGGATTTCACCAGCAGCGACGGCGTCGCTTTCATGGTCGTCACGCTGACCGGCCGGCACTTCCGGGATCTCGTCGAGGTAACGGGGACCGGTGTTGCAGTGTCGGCGCTCGCCGAGGCGCTGGGCGCTGACTTCAGCGCCGAGGGAGACCGCTACCGGTATCGCGATGTGCTGAGCGGGTTGTTCGCAACCTGGTTCGCCGACCAGACCGCGGCGCAGATCACCGAGGCGCTGTCGGCGACCACCGTGCTCTTCGAGCGCTACCGCACCTTCGCAGAGGTCGCCGACGACGAGAAGGTGACGGCCAATCCGTTGTTTACCCGGCTGCACCAAGACGGCCTCGGCGACTATCTGGCACCGGGCCTGCCCGCCGCATTCGACGGTCGCCACCCGGCAAGCAAACCCGCACCCGCGCTGGGCCACGACACCGCTGACGTGCTCACCGAGCGGCTCGGGTTGAGTGCCGCTGAGGTGGAGCGGCTGACACGCGCGAAAACGATCGCCTGCTAG
- the fabG gene encoding 3-oxoacyl-ACP reductase FabG, protein MSEITEGRREDGDQVSLLTGQTAVVTGGAQGLGFAIAERFVAEGARVVLGDVNLGSTEAAAKHLGGDDVALAVRCDVTVASDVDALVATAVERFGGLDVMVNNAGITRDATMRKMTEEQFDEVIAVHLKGTWNGTRKAAAIMRENKRGAIVNMSSLSGKVGLVGQTNYSAAKAGIVGMTKAAAKELAHLGVRVNAIAPGLIRSAMTEAMPQRIWDEKVAEVPMGRAGEPAEVANVALFLASELSSYMTGTVLEVTGGRFM, encoded by the coding sequence ATGTCTGAGATTACGGAGGGTCGACGGGAGGACGGTGATCAGGTGTCGTTGTTGACTGGTCAGACGGCGGTCGTCACGGGCGGTGCGCAGGGCCTGGGATTCGCGATCGCCGAACGGTTCGTCGCCGAGGGAGCGCGGGTAGTGCTCGGCGATGTGAATCTCGGGTCGACGGAGGCGGCGGCGAAGCATCTCGGCGGGGACGACGTGGCATTGGCGGTGCGCTGCGACGTCACCGTCGCCAGTGACGTTGACGCGTTGGTTGCGACCGCTGTCGAGCGGTTCGGCGGCCTGGATGTCATGGTCAACAATGCTGGGATCACCCGTGACGCGACCATGCGCAAGATGACCGAGGAACAGTTCGACGAAGTGATCGCGGTGCATCTGAAGGGCACCTGGAACGGCACCCGCAAGGCGGCGGCGATCATGCGGGAAAACAAGCGTGGCGCCATCGTGAATATGTCGTCGCTGTCGGGCAAGGTCGGTCTGGTCGGGCAGACCAACTACTCGGCGGCCAAGGCCGGCATCGTCGGCATGACCAAGGCCGCCGCCAAGGAACTGGCGCACCTCGGCGTGCGGGTCAATGCCATTGCGCCTGGATTGATCCGCTCCGCGATGACGGAGGCTATGCCGCAACGTATTTGGGATGAGAAGGTGGCCGAGGTGCCGATGGGCCGCGCCGGCGAGCCGGCCGAGGTGGCCAACGTCGCCCTTTTCCTGGCGTCGGAGCTGTCGTCGTACATGACCGGCACCGTGCTGGAGGTCACCGGCGGGAGGTTCATGTAG
- a CDS encoding acyl-CoA dehydrogenase family protein: protein MATVDDDDFQQILAQTREFVRSAVVPREQEILANDRVPDDLRDQAKQMGLFGYAIPQDWGGLGLNLAQDVELAMELGYTSLALRSMFGTNNGIAGQVLVGFGTDEQKSRWLAAMASGEVVASFALTEAGAGSNPAGLRTKAVRDGDNWVISGEKRFITNAPVADLFVVFARTRPADDKGPGIAVFLVPADTPGVQVGTKDAKMGQEGAWTADVSLSNVHVSAGALVGGSEDLGYRAAMTSLARGRIHIAALAVGTAQRALDESVTYAATATQGGTPIGNFQLVQAMLADQQTGVMAGRALVREAARLWITDQDRRIAPSAAKLFCTEMAGKVADLAVQIHGGSGYMREVPVERIYRDVRLLRLYEGTSEIQRLIVGSNLVRAASKGQRA, encoded by the coding sequence ATGGCGACGGTCGACGACGACGATTTCCAGCAGATCCTGGCGCAGACCCGCGAGTTCGTCCGCAGCGCCGTCGTCCCGCGCGAGCAGGAGATCCTTGCCAACGACCGGGTGCCCGACGACCTGCGCGACCAGGCCAAGCAGATGGGCTTGTTCGGGTACGCCATCCCCCAGGACTGGGGTGGGCTCGGACTGAACCTGGCGCAGGACGTCGAGCTCGCGATGGAACTCGGCTACACGTCACTGGCGTTGCGCTCGATGTTCGGCACCAACAACGGCATCGCGGGTCAGGTCCTGGTCGGGTTCGGCACGGACGAGCAGAAGTCCCGCTGGCTGGCCGCGATGGCCTCCGGCGAGGTCGTCGCATCCTTCGCGTTGACCGAAGCCGGGGCCGGCTCCAACCCCGCAGGCTTGCGCACCAAAGCCGTTCGCGACGGCGACAATTGGGTGATTTCCGGAGAGAAGCGTTTCATCACCAACGCGCCCGTAGCCGATTTGTTCGTGGTATTCGCCCGTACTCGGCCCGCCGATGACAAAGGCCCCGGCATCGCGGTTTTCCTGGTCCCTGCCGACACACCCGGCGTCCAGGTCGGCACCAAGGACGCGAAGATGGGCCAAGAGGGCGCCTGGACGGCCGACGTGAGTCTCAGCAATGTGCATGTGTCAGCCGGCGCACTTGTCGGCGGCAGCGAGGACCTGGGTTATAGGGCGGCGATGACGTCGCTGGCGCGCGGCCGGATCCACATCGCCGCGCTCGCCGTGGGAACGGCACAGCGGGCACTCGACGAATCGGTGACCTATGCGGCCACCGCGACGCAGGGCGGCACACCGATCGGCAATTTCCAGTTGGTGCAAGCGATGTTGGCCGACCAGCAGACCGGAGTGATGGCCGGACGCGCGCTGGTGCGTGAGGCCGCCCGGTTGTGGATCACCGATCAAGACCGCCGGATCGCGCCGTCGGCAGCGAAGCTGTTTTGCACCGAAATGGCCGGGAAAGTCGCCGATCTCGCCGTGCAGATCCACGGCGGCAGCGGCTACATGCGCGAGGTTCCGGTGGAGCGAATCTATCGCGACGTTCGCCTGCTGCGACTCTACGAGGGAACCAGTGAGATTCAGCGGTTGATCGTCGGATCGAATCTGGTGAGGGCGGCGTCGAAAGGACAACGAGCATGA
- a CDS encoding acetyl-CoA C-acetyltransferase, translating to MRTPVICEPVRTPIGRYGGMFKSLTAVDLGVAALKGLLDRTGIAPESVQDVILGHCYPSSEAPAIGRVVALDAGLPVTVPGMQVDRRCGSGLQAVIQAGLQIASGDSDLVIAGGAESMSNVVFYSTDMRWGGARTGIRVHDGLARGRTTAGGRHYPVPGGMLETAENLRRQYDISRQEQDELAVTSHRRAVAAQKNGILAEEIIAVTVRSRHGDELIDTDEHPRADTTVESLGKLKPVLLGDDPDATVTAGNASGQNDAASMCVVTTPEKADELGLTPLVRLVSWGVAAVPPNVMGIGPVPATDIALAKAGLRLSDIDLIELNEAFAAQALAVMREWGFTAADRERTNVHGSGISLGHPVGATGGRMLATLARELRRRGARYGLETMCIGGGQGLAAVFERVASQ from the coding sequence ATGCGTACCCCTGTGATTTGCGAACCGGTTCGCACGCCGATCGGCCGCTACGGCGGGATGTTCAAGTCGCTCACTGCCGTCGACCTCGGCGTCGCCGCGCTGAAGGGGTTGCTGGACCGAACCGGCATTGCGCCCGAATCGGTGCAGGACGTCATCCTCGGGCACTGCTACCCCAGCAGCGAGGCGCCGGCGATCGGTCGCGTGGTGGCCCTCGACGCAGGGCTGCCGGTCACGGTTCCCGGCATGCAGGTCGACCGCCGCTGCGGCTCGGGTCTGCAGGCGGTCATCCAGGCCGGTTTGCAAATCGCCAGCGGTGACAGTGATCTCGTCATCGCCGGCGGCGCGGAAAGCATGAGCAACGTCGTCTTCTACTCCACCGACATGCGCTGGGGCGGCGCGCGCACCGGCATCCGGGTGCACGACGGGCTCGCCCGGGGACGCACCACCGCCGGCGGCCGTCACTACCCGGTACCGGGCGGAATGCTGGAGACGGCCGAGAACCTGCGCCGCCAGTACGACATTTCGCGGCAGGAACAGGACGAGCTCGCGGTGACGTCGCATCGGCGGGCGGTGGCCGCGCAGAAGAACGGCATCTTGGCCGAGGAGATCATTGCGGTCACTGTGCGCAGCCGCCACGGCGATGAGCTGATCGATACCGACGAACACCCGCGCGCCGACACCACAGTGGAATCGCTCGGCAAGCTCAAACCCGTTCTGCTGGGCGATGATCCGGATGCGACGGTGACTGCCGGCAATGCCAGTGGGCAAAACGACGCGGCGTCCATGTGCGTGGTGACAACGCCGGAGAAGGCCGACGAACTGGGGCTGACGCCGCTGGTGCGCCTGGTGTCGTGGGGGGTTGCGGCGGTACCGCCGAACGTCATGGGCATCGGCCCGGTTCCCGCCACCGATATCGCGCTCGCCAAAGCGGGCTTGCGACTCAGCGACATCGACCTGATCGAACTCAACGAGGCCTTCGCCGCGCAAGCGCTTGCGGTGATGCGGGAGTGGGGGTTCACTGCGGCCGACCGGGAGCGCACCAACGTGCACGGTTCCGGGATTTCGCTGGGCCATCCGGTCGGCGCGACGGGCGGGCGGATGCTGGCCACACTGGCTCGCGAGCTCCGTCGCCGCGGAGCTCGCTACGGCCTGGAGACCATGTGCATCGGCGGCGGCCAGGGCCTGGCCGCGGTGTTCGAACGGGTTGCGTCCCAGTGA
- a CDS encoding acyl-CoA dehydrogenase family protein, giving the protein MTKLAQTVGLTEFQSEIVATVRQFVEKEVIPNAPELERTDSYPQDIVDQMREMGLFGLMIPAEYGGLGESLLTYALCVEELARGWMSISGVLNTHFIVAYMLRQHGTDAQKQRLLPRMATGEVRGAFSMSEPELGSDVAAIRTRADRNADGTYTINGQKMWLTNGGSSTLVAALVRTDEGADTPHRNLTAFLIEKPVGFGEVAPGLVIPGKIDKLGYKGIDTTEFIFDGYVASPDDILGGVPGQGFYQMMDGIEVGRVNVSARACGVALRAFELAVRYAQQRHTFGKPIAEHQAIAFQIAEMATKVEAAHLMMVNAARLKDSGERNDVAAGMAKYLASEFCSEVTQQSFRIHGGYGYSKEYEIERLMRDAPFLLIGEGTSEIQKQIISKRLLAEYRL; this is encoded by the coding sequence ATGACCAAGCTGGCCCAGACGGTGGGTCTTACCGAATTTCAGAGCGAGATCGTCGCGACGGTACGCCAATTCGTGGAGAAGGAAGTCATTCCCAACGCGCCGGAACTCGAACGCACCGATAGCTATCCGCAGGACATTGTCGACCAGATGCGGGAGATGGGTCTGTTCGGTCTGATGATCCCGGCCGAGTACGGCGGGCTGGGCGAGTCGTTGCTGACCTATGCGCTGTGCGTCGAAGAGCTGGCGCGGGGCTGGATGAGCATCTCCGGGGTGCTCAATACGCACTTCATCGTGGCCTACATGTTGCGCCAGCACGGCACCGACGCGCAGAAGCAGCGGTTGCTGCCGCGGATGGCGACAGGGGAAGTGCGCGGGGCGTTTTCGATGTCCGAGCCGGAGTTGGGTTCCGACGTGGCGGCGATCCGCACCCGGGCGGACCGCAATGCCGACGGCACCTACACGATCAACGGCCAGAAGATGTGGCTGACCAACGGCGGCAGCTCGACGTTGGTGGCGGCGTTGGTGCGCACCGACGAAGGAGCCGACACGCCGCATCGCAACCTGACGGCGTTCCTCATCGAAAAGCCGGTCGGATTCGGCGAAGTCGCACCAGGTCTGGTGATACCCGGCAAGATCGACAAGTTGGGCTACAAGGGCATCGACACCACCGAGTTCATCTTCGACGGCTATGTGGCCAGCCCCGACGACATCCTCGGCGGCGTCCCCGGGCAGGGCTTTTACCAGATGATGGACGGCATCGAGGTCGGCCGGGTCAACGTGTCGGCGCGGGCGTGCGGGGTGGCTCTGCGGGCGTTCGAGCTTGCGGTGCGCTACGCGCAGCAGCGCCATACCTTCGGCAAGCCGATTGCCGAGCATCAGGCCATCGCGTTCCAAATCGCCGAGATGGCAACCAAAGTGGAAGCCGCGCACCTGATGATGGTCAACGCAGCCCGGCTCAAAGACTCCGGCGAGCGCAACGACGTCGCCGCGGGCATGGCGAAATACCTGGCCAGCGAATTCTGCTCGGAAGTCACCCAGCAGAGCTTCCGCATCCACGGCGGCTACGGATACTCCAAGGAATACGAGATCGAGCGGCTGATGCGCGACGCCCCGTTCCTACTCATCGGCGAGGGAACCAGCGAGATCCAAAAGCAAATCATCAGCAAACGACTGCTCGCCGAGTACCGACTGTGA
- a CDS encoding mycofactocin-coupled SDR family oxidoreductase → MSGRLAGKVAFITGAARGQGRAHAVRMAREGADIIAVDVAGKLPPCVPYDSASPEDLAETVRLVEATGRRILATEIDVRDFDGLRDTVDDGVATLGRLDIIVANAGISAPQAWNDITPEDFRDVMEVNVTGTWNSVMAGAPKIIDGGRGGSIILISSAAGLKIQPFMVHYATSKHAVAGMARAFAAELGKHSIRVNSVHPGPVNTAMGSGDMVAAITATTETNPQLAHMLTPFLPSWVAEPEDIADAVCWLASDESRNVTAAAIPVDQGSTQY, encoded by the coding sequence ATGAGCGGTCGGCTCGCGGGCAAGGTAGCGTTCATCACCGGTGCGGCACGGGGACAAGGCCGCGCGCATGCGGTGCGGATGGCCCGTGAGGGCGCCGACATCATCGCGGTCGACGTGGCAGGCAAGCTACCGCCCTGCGTCCCTTACGATTCGGCGAGCCCCGAAGATTTGGCCGAGACCGTTCGGCTAGTCGAGGCCACCGGTCGTCGAATCCTGGCCACAGAAATCGACGTTCGTGACTTCGACGGACTGCGCGACACGGTCGACGACGGGGTGGCCACGCTGGGGCGGCTGGACATCATCGTCGCCAACGCCGGTATTTCGGCGCCGCAAGCCTGGAACGACATTACTCCCGAAGACTTTCGGGATGTCATGGAGGTCAACGTAACTGGCACGTGGAACTCCGTGATGGCCGGCGCGCCGAAGATCATCGACGGGGGCCGCGGTGGGTCGATCATCTTGATCAGCTCGGCCGCCGGTCTCAAGATCCAGCCGTTCATGGTGCATTACGCGACTAGCAAGCACGCCGTGGCCGGGATGGCCCGCGCATTCGCTGCCGAGTTGGGTAAGCATTCGATCCGGGTGAACAGCGTGCATCCTGGCCCGGTCAACACCGCGATGGGAAGCGGTGACATGGTTGCCGCGATCACCGCCACCACAGAAACAAATCCGCAGTTGGCTCATATGCTGACGCCGTTCCTGCCGAGTTGGGTGGCCGAGCCGGAAGACATCGCCGACGCGGTCTGCTGGCTGGCCAGCGACGAATCTCGCAATGTCACCGCGGCGGCGATCCCAGTCGATCAGGGCTCTACGCAATACTGA